In the genome of Entelurus aequoreus isolate RoL-2023_Sb linkage group LG08, RoL_Eaeq_v1.1, whole genome shotgun sequence, one region contains:
- the LOC133655899 gene encoding zinc finger protein 516-like isoform X2, protein METKGREEDPSKPTSKAETEEDESSGHTCGVCGRSFPLLSSLSQHMRRHTREKPYKCPYCDHRTAQKGSLKAHIRSHKLGLFSQNSGDTDTVQRGGDTVEPDTPEEVSGRGHNANGKVKKKASKKKDSAVEGEDDGGWDGAGTFICAVCSQVFPQVPLLKSHMKRHRGAQDHGCRICGRRFRQAWFLQSHMRIHRVKAQLRGGKGQEPPTTVNGVPQDPESLTNDECLYELCAACGNFFLDGKTLRIHEKLHKLNHRVPQDPEASEMGVTQNQFLEGLKLTRVGLQKEDKSEKQRIPELDPVCSYQAWQLATRGRLAEATEKCLGWEERLADAEVAYDTEKGEYVPIKHNKKRKQMDPLGPAVKKKKGDLGFNRAEKSLAQVKAAFSTSDKKMCQKDRILLNGLGHAFYQALQNRTVKEDGVFPKHTNDGKNKEPEDNKPFFCEHCDFHTPDVSLLRSHVHTQHQEVPASCGKQSLRSDNQSVSKASRYMDYLRKRSALLCQPYWNPYPGPPGAGLAELNIKTEKGNEEEIEVQGRESDGVLNLSSLDGDKGQVSCVKKEGLARHHCPYCSHATCYPEVLWIHQRVSHRVGTSSSVAPKWAPCVHSLRSPKTGISQWRRTGPPPFLEGKDCPTLPAPRSKRTQPPGGAPKSSSSKQTAAKSQSGAKSKPQSKDSRSKAPERKSGEQQRAAEGAGKAPSSQASSSTKGASGRTTVEGVFPKEGLGLMLARSHAGAPSNSSTDRLHPQRRSCDSSPAPKDADVWAAMSMWSHRAYFEPLLFAQGKRDTPAMDTPVDFDVLSLLKNYSPHELAALYQHWGFVDPRLDPQAMLRLNGTYGNEVHSSSEASKQVTSRSTSTSGSLHKGT, encoded by the exons ATGGAGACCAAAGGGAGGGAGGAGGATCCATCAAAACCCACGTCAAAGGCGGAGACAGAGGAAGACGAGAGCTCCGGTCATACCTGCGGCGTGTGTGGTCGCAGCTTCCCCCTCCTCAGCTCTTTGTCCCAGCACATGAGGAGACACACCCGGGAGAAACCGTACAAATGTCCTTACTGCGACCACAGGACTGCCCAGAAAGGCAGCCTGAAGGCTCACATTCGGAGCCACAAACTGGGTCTTTTCAGCCAGAACTCTGGGGACACTGATACAGTACAAAGAGGGGGGGACACCGTGGAGCCCGACACCCCTGAGGAAGTCTCTGGCAGAGGTCACAACGCCAACGGGAAGGTGAAGAAGAAAGCCAGCAAGAAGAAAGATTCTGCAGTTGAAGGTGAGGATGATGGCGGGTGGGACGGCGCGGGGACGTTCATCTGTGCCGTCTGCAGCCAAGTCTTCCCTCAGGTGCCGCTGCTTAAGTCACACATGAAGCGGCATCGCGGCGCTCAGGACCATGGGTGCCGGATTTGCGGGCGCCGCTTCCGCCAGGCTTGGTTCCTCCAGAGCCACATGCGCATTCACCGGGTCAAAGCCCAGCTGCGGGGCGGCAAGGGTCAGGAACCTCCCACCACCGTCAACGGGGTCCCCCAGGATCCTGAGTCGCTGACCAACGACGAGTGCCTCTATGAGCTTTGTGCTGCATGCGGAAACTTCTTCCTTGATGGCAAAACCTTGAGGATACATGAAAAGCTACACAAGTTGAACCACAGAGTACCGCAGGACCCAGAGGCCTCTGAAATGGGTGTCACGCAGAACCAGTTTTTGGAAGGCCTGAAGCTCACTCGTGTTGGACTGCAGAAGGAGGACAAAAGTGAGAAACAGCGGATTCCAGAGCTGGATCCCGTTTGCAGCTACCAAGCGTGGCAGTTGGCCACCAGGGGGCGACTGGCGGAAGCCACAGAGAAATGTTTAGGCTGGGAAGAGCGCCTTGCTGATGCGGAGGTGGCGTACGACACAGAGAAGGGCGAGTACGTCCCCATCAAGCACAACAAGAAAAGGAAGCAAATGGACCCCTTGGGGCCCGCCGTGAAGAAGAAGAAAGGCGACTTGGGTTTCAATCGGGCGGAAAAAAGTCTGGCTCAGGTTAAGGCTGCCTTCTCCACCTCAGACAAAAAAATGTGCCAGAAAGACCGGATCCTGCTGAACGGACTTGGTCACGCGTTCTACCAGGCGCTGCAAAACAGAACGGTAAAGGAGGACGGAGTCTTCCCCAAACACACCAATGACGGCAAGAATAAGGAGCCTGAAG ATAACAAGCCTTTCTTCTGCGAGCACTGTGACTTCCACACCCCCGACGTCTCGCTACTCAGGTCTCACGTGCACACGCAGCATCAGGAAGTTCCGGCGTCTTGCGGAAAACAGAGCTTGCGTTCGGACAACCAAAGTGTCTCCAAGGCCTCGCGGTACATGGACTACCTCAGGAAACGGAGCGCCTTGCTTTGTCAGCCATATTGGAACCCCTACCCTGGGCCGCCTGGTGCGGGGTTGGCGGAGTTGAACATTAAGACGGAGAAGGGCAATGAGGAGGAGATTGAAGTTCAAGGAAGAGAATCAGACGGTGTTCTAAACTTGTCTTCATTAGATGGAGACAAAGGACAAGTGTCTTGCGTTAAAAAAGAAGGCCTGGCGAGACATCATTGCCCGTACTGCTCGCACGCCACCTGCTATCCGGAGGTGCTGTGGATCCACCAGCGGGTGTCACACAGGGTTGGCACCAGCAGCTCCGTGGCTCCCAAGTGGGCCCCGTGCGTGCACAGTCTTAGAAGTCCAAAGACGGGCATTTCCCAATGGAGGCGCACGGGACCCCCGCCGTTCCTCGAAGGGAAGGACTGCCCGACTTTGCCTGCTCCTAGGAGTAAGCGCACGCAACCACCAGGTGGCGCTCCAAAGAGCAGCAGCAGCAAGCAGACGGCCGCCAAAAGCCAATCAGGTGCCAAGTCCAAGCCTCAGTCTAAGGACTCTAGATCAAAAGCACCCGAGAGGAAGTCTGGTGAGCAGCAGCGGGCGGCGGAGGGGGCCGGTAAAGCCCCCAGCAGCCAGGCTAGCTCGTCCACCAAGGGCGCCTCTGGGAGAACCACGGTGGAAGGAGTCTTCCCGAAAGAAGGTCTCGGCCTTATGTTGGCCCGAAGTCACGCCGGGGCGCCATCAAATTCATCCACAGACAGACTCCACCCACAAAGGCGTTCATGTGACTCCTCCCCAGCACCCAAAGATGCTGACGTGTGGGCCGCCATGAGCATGTGGAGCCACAGAGCCTACTTCGAACCGCTGCTGTTTGCTCAGGGAAAGCGGGACACCCCAGCAATGGACACGCCTGTGGACTTTGACGTCTTGAGCCTCCTGAAGAACTACAGCCCTCACGAGCTGGCAGCGCTCTACCAGCACTGGGGCTTCGTAGACCCCAGGCTTGATCCACAAG CAATGCTGCGGCTAAACGGGACTTATGGAAATGAAGTCCATTCCTCCTCTGAAGCTTCCAAACAA
- the LOC133655899 gene encoding zinc finger protein 516-like isoform X1, translating to METKGREEDPSKPTSKAETEEDESSGHTCGVCGRSFPLLSSLSQHMRRHTREKPYKCPYCDHRTAQKGSLKAHIRSHKLGLFSQNSGDTDTVQRGGDTVEPDTPEEVSGRGHNANGKVKKKASKKKDSAVEGEDDGGWDGAGTFICAVCSQVFPQVPLLKSHMKRHRGAQDHGCRICGRRFRQAWFLQSHMRIHRVKAQLRGGKGQEPPTTVNGVPQDPESLTNDECLYELCAACGNFFLDGKTLRIHEKLHKLNHRVPQDPEASEMGVTQNQFLEGLKLTRVGLQKEDKSEKQRIPELDPVCSYQAWQLATRGRLAEATEKCLGWEERLADAEVAYDTEKGEYVPIKHNKKRKQMDPLGPAVKKKKGDLGFNRAEKSLAQVKAAFSTSDKKMCQKDRILLNGLGHAFYQALQNRTVKEDGVFPKHTNDGKNKEPEDNKPFFCEHCDFHTPDVSLLRSHVHTQHQEVPASCGKQSLRSDNQSVSKASRYMDYLRKRSALLCQPYWNPYPGPPGAGLAELNIKTEKGNEEEIEVQGRESDGVLNLSSLDGDKGQVSCVKKEGLARHHCPYCSHATCYPEVLWIHQRVSHRVGTSSSVAPKWAPCVHSLRSPKTGISQWRRTGPPPFLEGKDCPTLPAPRSKRTQPPGGAPKSSSSKQTAAKSQSGAKSKPQSKDSRSKAPERKSGEQQRAAEGAGKAPSSQASSSTKGASGRTTVEGVFPKEGLGLMLARSHAGAPSNSSTDRLHPQRRSCDSSPAPKDADVWAAMSMWSHRAYFEPLLFAQGKRDTPAMDTPVDFDVLSLLKNYSPHELAALYQHWGFVDPRLDPQAMLRLNGTYGNEVHSSSEASKQVRVRFLLFKFNKNYKRFD from the exons ATGGAGACCAAAGGGAGGGAGGAGGATCCATCAAAACCCACGTCAAAGGCGGAGACAGAGGAAGACGAGAGCTCCGGTCATACCTGCGGCGTGTGTGGTCGCAGCTTCCCCCTCCTCAGCTCTTTGTCCCAGCACATGAGGAGACACACCCGGGAGAAACCGTACAAATGTCCTTACTGCGACCACAGGACTGCCCAGAAAGGCAGCCTGAAGGCTCACATTCGGAGCCACAAACTGGGTCTTTTCAGCCAGAACTCTGGGGACACTGATACAGTACAAAGAGGGGGGGACACCGTGGAGCCCGACACCCCTGAGGAAGTCTCTGGCAGAGGTCACAACGCCAACGGGAAGGTGAAGAAGAAAGCCAGCAAGAAGAAAGATTCTGCAGTTGAAGGTGAGGATGATGGCGGGTGGGACGGCGCGGGGACGTTCATCTGTGCCGTCTGCAGCCAAGTCTTCCCTCAGGTGCCGCTGCTTAAGTCACACATGAAGCGGCATCGCGGCGCTCAGGACCATGGGTGCCGGATTTGCGGGCGCCGCTTCCGCCAGGCTTGGTTCCTCCAGAGCCACATGCGCATTCACCGGGTCAAAGCCCAGCTGCGGGGCGGCAAGGGTCAGGAACCTCCCACCACCGTCAACGGGGTCCCCCAGGATCCTGAGTCGCTGACCAACGACGAGTGCCTCTATGAGCTTTGTGCTGCATGCGGAAACTTCTTCCTTGATGGCAAAACCTTGAGGATACATGAAAAGCTACACAAGTTGAACCACAGAGTACCGCAGGACCCAGAGGCCTCTGAAATGGGTGTCACGCAGAACCAGTTTTTGGAAGGCCTGAAGCTCACTCGTGTTGGACTGCAGAAGGAGGACAAAAGTGAGAAACAGCGGATTCCAGAGCTGGATCCCGTTTGCAGCTACCAAGCGTGGCAGTTGGCCACCAGGGGGCGACTGGCGGAAGCCACAGAGAAATGTTTAGGCTGGGAAGAGCGCCTTGCTGATGCGGAGGTGGCGTACGACACAGAGAAGGGCGAGTACGTCCCCATCAAGCACAACAAGAAAAGGAAGCAAATGGACCCCTTGGGGCCCGCCGTGAAGAAGAAGAAAGGCGACTTGGGTTTCAATCGGGCGGAAAAAAGTCTGGCTCAGGTTAAGGCTGCCTTCTCCACCTCAGACAAAAAAATGTGCCAGAAAGACCGGATCCTGCTGAACGGACTTGGTCACGCGTTCTACCAGGCGCTGCAAAACAGAACGGTAAAGGAGGACGGAGTCTTCCCCAAACACACCAATGACGGCAAGAATAAGGAGCCTGAAG ATAACAAGCCTTTCTTCTGCGAGCACTGTGACTTCCACACCCCCGACGTCTCGCTACTCAGGTCTCACGTGCACACGCAGCATCAGGAAGTTCCGGCGTCTTGCGGAAAACAGAGCTTGCGTTCGGACAACCAAAGTGTCTCCAAGGCCTCGCGGTACATGGACTACCTCAGGAAACGGAGCGCCTTGCTTTGTCAGCCATATTGGAACCCCTACCCTGGGCCGCCTGGTGCGGGGTTGGCGGAGTTGAACATTAAGACGGAGAAGGGCAATGAGGAGGAGATTGAAGTTCAAGGAAGAGAATCAGACGGTGTTCTAAACTTGTCTTCATTAGATGGAGACAAAGGACAAGTGTCTTGCGTTAAAAAAGAAGGCCTGGCGAGACATCATTGCCCGTACTGCTCGCACGCCACCTGCTATCCGGAGGTGCTGTGGATCCACCAGCGGGTGTCACACAGGGTTGGCACCAGCAGCTCCGTGGCTCCCAAGTGGGCCCCGTGCGTGCACAGTCTTAGAAGTCCAAAGACGGGCATTTCCCAATGGAGGCGCACGGGACCCCCGCCGTTCCTCGAAGGGAAGGACTGCCCGACTTTGCCTGCTCCTAGGAGTAAGCGCACGCAACCACCAGGTGGCGCTCCAAAGAGCAGCAGCAGCAAGCAGACGGCCGCCAAAAGCCAATCAGGTGCCAAGTCCAAGCCTCAGTCTAAGGACTCTAGATCAAAAGCACCCGAGAGGAAGTCTGGTGAGCAGCAGCGGGCGGCGGAGGGGGCCGGTAAAGCCCCCAGCAGCCAGGCTAGCTCGTCCACCAAGGGCGCCTCTGGGAGAACCACGGTGGAAGGAGTCTTCCCGAAAGAAGGTCTCGGCCTTATGTTGGCCCGAAGTCACGCCGGGGCGCCATCAAATTCATCCACAGACAGACTCCACCCACAAAGGCGTTCATGTGACTCCTCCCCAGCACCCAAAGATGCTGACGTGTGGGCCGCCATGAGCATGTGGAGCCACAGAGCCTACTTCGAACCGCTGCTGTTTGCTCAGGGAAAGCGGGACACCCCAGCAATGGACACGCCTGTGGACTTTGACGTCTTGAGCCTCCTGAAGAACTACAGCCCTCACGAGCTGGCAGCGCTCTACCAGCACTGGGGCTTCGTAGACCCCAGGCTTGATCCACAAG CAATGCTGCGGCTAAACGGGACTTATGGAAATGAAGTCCATTCCTCCTCTGAAGCTTCCAAACAAGTGCGTGTccgatttttattatttaaatttaatAAAAACTACAAGCGTTTCGATTGA